A DNA window from Phragmites australis chromosome 11, lpPhrAust1.1, whole genome shotgun sequence contains the following coding sequences:
- the LOC133885904 gene encoding uncharacterized protein LOC133885904, translating to MDGGKKSRNPSKVSADHRSDRKSATGMSGDPKKGGRGGKFTWEGADGYADEDLDLISKNNNSRAGKGVAAAKKAHDANADE from the coding sequence ATGGACGGCGGGAAGAAGAGCCGGAACCCGTCCAAGGTGTCGGCGGACCACCGCAGCGACCGCAAGTCAGCCACCGGGATGAGCGGCGACCCCAAGAagggcggccgcggcggcaagTTCACCTGGGAGGGTGCCGACGGCTACGCCGACGAGGACCTCGACCTCATCTCCAAGAACAACAACAGCCGCGCCGGCAagggcgtcgccgccgccaagAAGGCCCACGACGCCAACGCCGACGAGTAG